The following coding sequences are from one Paenibacillus stellifer window:
- a CDS encoding putative polysaccharide biosynthesis protein produces the protein MRKEATGSKLLRGAFILSAAALLSKLIGTLQKIPLQNLGGDAVFGIYNTVYPIYTLLVTLAMLGLPAAVSKYVAEDEAGGGTPQSRQVLRRASLTTTAAGLLLAAGTYAGAPLLARFIGSGHIVAALRTAAFGLAVVPLLAALRGYFQGLQNMLPTAVSQIVEQSARVAVMITLLLLLTQSGAGAGEIASGAMLGSAGGGLAGLAVMLLFWRRHRRVSRKPAAAATEAAVSITAAPTAAATMDAPETSASITAAASVDAFAETAAAASTAAHSRSGSVRSLLTYGVPVMLGGLAAPLISLVDVFTMPRLLSYAVGESRAMADFGIYNRGLPIVQLVTMLATSLTVLFIPALAESKFRGDTREIESRCRLSLRWFWLLGLAASAGLAILAVPINIALYGDAAGSGTIRWLAFTAAGGTVSLISAALLQGLGHVRAPAVHFLAAAALKAALNLLLVPQQGIMGAAIAGVAAQALAAGLNLRLLRKAAGLTLRPAEWLGKPAALIAGLAAAAAAAGWAGGALLGAAGVHGRIQALGESLLGVTAGCLVFAALAVRLRLLNEGELMQLPGFGPKLARKIKKWGLFP, from the coding sequence ATGAGAAAAGAAGCGACGGGCTCGAAGCTGCTGCGGGGAGCGTTTATATTGAGCGCCGCCGCACTGCTGTCGAAGCTGATTGGAACGCTGCAAAAAATTCCGCTGCAGAACCTGGGCGGGGATGCCGTCTTCGGCATCTACAACACGGTATACCCGATTTACACACTGCTCGTCACCTTGGCGATGCTGGGACTGCCGGCGGCGGTCTCGAAGTACGTCGCCGAGGACGAGGCCGGCGGCGGTACCCCCCAGAGCCGGCAGGTGCTGCGGCGCGCCTCGCTGACGACCACGGCGGCCGGGCTGCTGCTCGCCGCCGGCACGTATGCAGGCGCCCCGCTGCTCGCCCGCTTCATCGGCAGCGGGCATATTGTGGCGGCGCTGCGGACCGCCGCGTTCGGCCTGGCGGTCGTGCCGCTGCTCGCCGCCCTGCGGGGCTATTTCCAGGGCCTCCAGAACATGCTGCCGACAGCGGTGTCGCAGATCGTCGAGCAGTCGGCCCGGGTGGCCGTCATGATCACGCTGCTGCTCCTGCTGACGCAGAGCGGTGCGGGCGCCGGCGAGATTGCCTCCGGCGCTATGCTGGGGTCGGCCGGCGGCGGTCTGGCGGGGCTTGCCGTCATGCTGCTGTTCTGGCGCCGGCATCGCCGGGTGAGCCGTAAGCCAGCGGCGGCCGCGACGGAGGCGGCAGTCTCCATAACTGCGGCCCCCACAGCCGCAGCCACAATGGACGCGCCGGAAACCTCCGCGTCGATAACCGCAGCGGCGAGCGTTGATGCGTTCGCCGAGACAGCCGCCGCAGCCTCGACAGCGGCTCACAGCCGCTCCGGCAGCGTCCGGAGCCTGCTGACCTACGGCGTACCGGTCATGCTGGGCGGCCTTGCCGCGCCGCTGATCAGCCTCGTGGACGTGTTCACTATGCCGAGGCTGCTGTCTTACGCCGTCGGGGAGAGCCGGGCGATGGCCGACTTCGGCATCTACAACCGGGGGCTGCCGATCGTCCAGCTCGTGACGATGCTGGCTACTTCGCTCACGGTCCTGTTCATCCCGGCGCTGGCGGAGTCGAAATTTCGCGGCGACACCAGGGAGATCGAGAGTCGTTGCCGCCTGTCGCTGCGCTGGTTCTGGCTGCTCGGCCTGGCCGCCTCGGCGGGGCTCGCCATACTCGCGGTGCCGATCAACATCGCCCTGTACGGCGATGCCGCCGGCAGCGGCACGATCCGCTGGCTGGCCTTCACCGCCGCGGGCGGAACGGTCAGCCTCATCTCCGCCGCGCTGCTCCAGGGCCTGGGCCATGTGCGCGCCCCGGCCGTGCACTTCCTGGCCGCCGCCGCGTTGAAGGCGGCGCTGAACCTGCTGCTCGTTCCGCAGCAGGGCATCATGGGCGCGGCCATAGCAGGCGTGGCCGCGCAGGCACTGGCAGCCGGGCTGAATCTCCGGCTGCTGCGCAAGGCGGCGGGGCTTACGCTGCGCCCCGCGGAATGGCTCGGCAAGCCCGCGGCGCTGATCGCGGGTCTTGCCGCGGCTGCGGCCGCCGCCGGCTGGGCGGGCGGCGCGCTGCTGGGCGCGGCCGGGGTGCACGGC
- the mfd gene encoding transcription-repair coupling factor has protein sequence MLQGLIEAFTKDSDFQSVAKGVAAGMKEQLISGLSGSARQIMLAALHEETSRPMLIVTHNMFSAQKIADDLQEALSPERVLLYPANELVAAEAAVSSPETVAQRIEVLNKCSQGFRGIVVAPYSGVRRLLPSPQVMANAQVTIQQDGTLELETFLNAMIEMGYERVERVENRGELSVRGGILDFYPMNTPLAYRVELFDEDVDSIRTFDPSDQRSIDKVRSVTITPAREIVAGARQLAAAADKASGLLERQLEKTTDRQAKIRLREEIGRELELLREGTYFPEMYKYIALLYPERCHLYDYMEEDTLLILDEPARLLETAKQLERDESEWNLHLLQNGKTLPDLELSLDSDAVIYHRPFQSLFMSIFLRQVPHVQPQNILGFISRGMQDFHGQMNVLKSEMERWHKSGVKVIMLAGGEDRIDRIRRVLDDYGIEEPTIMLGSLGSGFELPSIHLAVITEGELFSQKQRKARKNSKHMDNAERIKSYTELKIGDYVVHQNHGIGKYMGIGTLEVSGIHRDYMHIMYAGGDKLSVPIEQIDLIQKYVGSEDKEPKIYKLGGNEWTRVTNKVRSSVQDIADDLIKLYAERQSAPGYGFERDTQEQHEFEGMFPYDETRDQLRAIEEIKKDMEQNRPMDRLLCGDVGYGKTEVAIRAAFKAAIEGKQVAVLVPTTILAQQHYETFRERFASYPINIQVLSRFRSRKEQNETIKGVRQGTVDIVIGTHRLLSQDLVFKDLGLLIVDEEQRFGVTHKEKLKKLKTNVDVLTLTATPIPRTLHMSMLGVRDLSVIETPPENRFPVQTYVVEYSQTLVREAVERELGRGGQVYYLYNRVQGIQEMASQIQMLVPEARVGIGHGQMSESELEKTILDFLDGEYDVLVSTSIIETGVDIPNVNTLIVHDADKMGLSQLYQLRGRVGRSNRIAYAYFTYQRDKVLTEVAEKRLQSIKEFTELGSGFKIAMRDLSIRGAGNLLGAEQHGFIASVGFDLYSQMLAEEIRKRKVTVLGEEDQSLKEGNTVIDLAIDAYLPSEYIYDSVQKIEIYKKVAGVATFEDEAELEDELLDRFGELPESVVNLLSVARLKLYGKLYGLDSMNRRGDEVLLSFHEDRIAMIDTPKLAKIGNGFERRVQFEKEAKAAIRIKAKGLDDKELLELLERFLKEVKPAFKSKGELHNAVK, from the coding sequence TTGTTACAAGGTCTTATTGAGGCTTTTACCAAAGATTCCGATTTTCAGTCGGTAGCCAAAGGCGTCGCCGCCGGAATGAAAGAGCAGCTGATCTCGGGTCTTTCGGGATCGGCGAGGCAGATCATGCTCGCTGCTCTGCATGAAGAGACTTCCCGGCCGATGCTCATCGTGACGCATAACATGTTCTCGGCGCAAAAAATTGCCGATGACTTGCAGGAAGCGCTTTCTCCTGAACGGGTTCTGCTGTATCCGGCCAATGAGCTCGTCGCGGCCGAAGCGGCGGTCTCGAGCCCGGAGACAGTGGCCCAGCGTATCGAGGTGCTGAACAAATGCTCGCAGGGATTCCGGGGCATTGTGGTCGCGCCTTATTCGGGTGTGCGGCGTCTGCTGCCATCGCCGCAAGTCATGGCGAATGCGCAGGTTACTATTCAACAGGACGGAACGCTTGAGCTGGAGACGTTCCTGAACGCCATGATTGAAATGGGCTACGAACGGGTTGAACGGGTGGAGAACCGCGGAGAACTGAGCGTCCGGGGAGGCATCCTCGATTTCTATCCGATGAATACGCCGCTGGCGTACCGGGTCGAGCTCTTTGACGAAGATGTCGATTCCATCCGGACGTTCGATCCATCCGACCAGCGGTCCATCGACAAGGTCAGAAGCGTGACCATCACGCCTGCCAGGGAAATTGTCGCCGGAGCGAGACAGCTTGCCGCAGCGGCGGATAAGGCGTCCGGCTTGCTGGAACGCCAGCTGGAGAAGACGACCGACCGGCAGGCCAAGATCCGGCTGCGGGAAGAGATCGGACGCGAGCTTGAGCTTCTGCGCGAGGGCACGTATTTTCCGGAAATGTATAAATATATTGCCCTGCTCTATCCGGAACGCTGCCATCTCTATGACTACATGGAGGAGGACACCCTGCTTATACTGGACGAACCGGCGCGTCTGCTGGAGACGGCGAAGCAGCTTGAGCGCGACGAATCGGAATGGAACCTGCATTTGCTGCAGAACGGCAAGACGCTCCCGGATCTGGAGCTGTCGCTCGACAGCGATGCGGTGATCTACCATCGTCCGTTCCAAAGCCTCTTCATGTCGATTTTCCTGCGTCAGGTTCCGCATGTGCAGCCGCAGAATATTCTGGGCTTCATCAGCCGGGGCATGCAGGATTTCCACGGACAGATGAATGTGCTGAAATCGGAGATGGAGCGCTGGCACAAATCTGGCGTGAAGGTCATCATGCTTGCAGGCGGAGAGGACCGGATTGACCGGATCCGCCGCGTGCTGGACGATTACGGCATTGAGGAGCCGACCATTATGCTTGGAAGTCTGGGTTCCGGCTTCGAGCTTCCCTCGATTCACCTGGCGGTCATTACCGAGGGAGAGCTGTTCTCGCAGAAGCAGCGCAAGGCCCGCAAAAATTCGAAGCATATGGATAATGCGGAGCGGATCAAGAGCTATACCGAGCTCAAAATTGGCGATTATGTCGTGCACCAGAATCACGGCATCGGCAAATACATGGGCATCGGGACATTGGAGGTCAGCGGCATTCACCGGGATTACATGCACATCATGTACGCCGGTGGAGACAAGCTGTCCGTTCCGATCGAGCAGATCGATCTGATCCAGAAATACGTAGGCTCCGAGGACAAGGAGCCGAAGATTTACAAGCTCGGCGGCAATGAGTGGACACGCGTTACCAATAAAGTGCGTTCCTCCGTGCAGGATATTGCCGACGATCTGATCAAGCTGTACGCCGAACGCCAGAGCGCGCCGGGCTACGGGTTCGAGAGGGATACGCAGGAGCAGCATGAATTCGAGGGAATGTTCCCGTATGATGAGACCCGGGATCAGCTGCGGGCAATCGAGGAAATCAAGAAGGATATGGAGCAGAACCGTCCGATGGACCGTCTCCTCTGCGGCGATGTAGGCTACGGCAAGACCGAGGTGGCGATCCGCGCCGCCTTCAAGGCCGCGATCGAGGGCAAGCAGGTGGCGGTGCTCGTACCGACCACGATTTTGGCCCAGCAGCATTATGAGACGTTCCGCGAGCGCTTCGCTTCCTATCCGATAAATATTCAGGTGCTCAGCCGGTTTCGCAGCCGGAAGGAACAGAACGAGACGATCAAGGGCGTCCGGCAGGGAACGGTGGATATTGTAATCGGAACCCATCGCCTGCTCTCCCAGGATCTTGTATTCAAGGATCTGGGCCTGCTGATCGTCGACGAAGAGCAGCGGTTCGGCGTCACCCATAAGGAGAAGCTGAAGAAGCTCAAGACCAATGTCGATGTCCTGACGCTGACGGCAACTCCGATTCCCCGCACGCTGCATATGTCGATGCTCGGCGTTCGCGACTTGTCGGTTATCGAGACGCCGCCGGAGAATCGCTTCCCCGTGCAGACCTATGTCGTGGAATACAGCCAGACGCTGGTCCGCGAGGCGGTTGAACGGGAGCTTGGACGCGGAGGACAGGTGTATTACCTGTATAACCGTGTGCAGGGCATCCAGGAGATGGCCTCCCAGATCCAGATGCTCGTTCCGGAGGCCCGGGTTGGCATCGGTCACGGCCAAATGTCCGAGTCGGAGCTGGAGAAGACGATTCTCGACTTCCTGGACGGCGAGTACGACGTGCTGGTCAGCACAAGCATTATCGAGACCGGGGTCGATATTCCGAACGTTAATACGCTGATTGTCCATGATGCCGATAAAATGGGCCTGTCCCAGCTGTACCAGCTTCGGGGACGGGTCGGCCGGTCCAACCGGATCGCCTATGCCTATTTCACCTACCAGCGGGATAAGGTGCTGACCGAAGTCGCCGAGAAGCGTCTGCAGTCGATCAAGGAGTTCACCGAGCTTGGCTCCGGCTTCAAGATCGCCATGCGCGACCTGTCGATTCGCGGCGCCGGCAATCTGCTAGGCGCGGAGCAGCACGGCTTCATCGCCTCGGTCGGCTTCGACCTGTACTCCCAGATGCTGGCGGAAGAAATCCGCAAACGGAAGGTGACCGTCCTCGGCGAAGAGGATCAGTCGCTTAAGGAAGGCAATACCGTCATCGATTTGGCAATTGACGCCTACCTGCCTTCCGAGTATATTTACGACAGTGTGCAGAAGATCGAGATCTACAAGAAAGTTGCCGGCGTTGCGACCTTCGAAGACGAGGCGGAGCTGGAGGACGAGCTGCTTGACCGGTTCGGGGAGCTGCCTGAGTCGGTAGTGAATCTGTTGTCCGTCGCGCGGCTTAAGCTGTACGGCAAACTGTACGGCCTCGATTCCATGAACCGGCGCGGCGACGAGGTGCTGCTGAGCTTCCATGAGGACCGGATCGCGATGATCGATACGCCCAAGCTTGCCAAGATTGGCAATGGTTTTGAAAGACGTGTACAATTTGAAAAGGAAGCCAAAGCGGCCATCCGGATCAAAGCCAAAGGCCTTGACGACAAGGAGTTGCTCGAACTGCTCGAGCGCTTCCTCAAGGAAGTCAAGCCCGCTTTTAAATCGAAGGGAGAATTACACAATGCGGTCAAATAA
- a CDS encoding peptidylprolyl isomerase, with the protein MRSNKPWKVLFVSLAAALSLSMLSACSSGKNNAEDNSTVLATYKGGEITQKEFDTDVKVMKLLSPEQAQYLELDAFKETILKQEVAFEYLAGQADDKAKQEAEKQADSQIASYKQGLGDTYESSLKEQGVTEDEIKNYMVRVLSVYQDMIQKVTDDEVKKEFEDTKGDFTVASVRHVLVGFTDSNNKERSKEDALKRAKEVKAKLDGGADFAAIAKEYSDDTGSKDNGGLYENKELGTYVEEFKKAAQTLPLNTISDPVETTYGYHIMKVESRTEKTFDQLTDEQKETIKSSVASNKLQEFMEKNLDSIIVKINLPKSSASPAASAGASAAPAGSPAASAAPAASPSASAGAK; encoded by the coding sequence ATGCGGTCAAATAAACCCTGGAAGGTGCTGTTCGTCTCGCTGGCAGCGGCCCTTTCGTTATCCATGCTCTCGGCATGCAGCAGCGGCAAGAACAATGCCGAAGACAACAGCACGGTACTCGCTACTTATAAGGGGGGCGAAATTACGCAGAAGGAATTTGACACCGATGTGAAGGTGATGAAGCTCCTGTCCCCGGAGCAGGCGCAGTATCTGGAACTGGATGCCTTCAAGGAGACGATCCTGAAGCAGGAGGTCGCCTTCGAATATTTGGCGGGGCAAGCGGACGATAAAGCGAAGCAGGAAGCCGAGAAGCAGGCCGACTCGCAGATTGCGTCGTACAAGCAGGGGCTTGGCGACACCTATGAAAGCTCTTTGAAAGAGCAGGGCGTTACGGAAGACGAGATCAAGAATTATATGGTCCGCGTATTGAGCGTCTATCAGGATATGATTCAGAAGGTAACCGACGATGAAGTGAAGAAGGAATTCGAAGACACCAAAGGCGATTTCACCGTAGCTTCGGTACGCCATGTCCTGGTCGGCTTCACCGATTCGAACAATAAGGAGCGCAGCAAGGAAGACGCTTTGAAGCGCGCCAAGGAAGTGAAGGCGAAGCTGGACGGCGGAGCGGATTTCGCGGCGATCGCCAAGGAATACTCGGACGACACAGGCTCCAAGGATAACGGCGGTCTGTATGAGAACAAGGAGCTCGGCACCTATGTCGAGGAATTCAAGAAAGCAGCCCAGACGCTTCCGCTGAATACGATCAGTGATCCGGTCGAGACGACCTACGGCTACCACATCATGAAGGTGGAATCCCGTACCGAGAAGACATTTGACCAGCTGACCGATGAGCAGAAGGAAACGATCAAGAGCTCGGTCGCGTCGAACAAGCTGCAGGAATTCATGGAGAAGAATCTGGACAGCATCATTGTAAAAATCAACCTGCCGAAGAGCAGCGCCTCCCCAGCCGCTTCTGCGGGTGCTTCCGCAGCCCCTGCCGGTTCTCCGGCGGCTTCTGCCGCTCCGGCCGCCTCGCCAAGCGCGAGCGCAGGCGCCAAGTAA
- the spoVT gene encoding stage V sporulation protein T, with the protein MKATGIVRRIDDLGRVVIPKEIRRTLRIREGDPLEIFVDRDGEVILKKYSPIGELGDFAKEYAESLYESTGHITLISDRDTFIALSGGSKKDYLEKPVGQLLEKCMDSRKTVLETNGGTYEITKDYQDTLSSYVAAPIISGGDPIGAVVMMNKDEAVKMSQMEVKMAETAAGFLGKQMEQ; encoded by the coding sequence ATGAAAGCTACTGGCATTGTAAGACGCATCGACGACTTGGGACGGGTCGTTATTCCTAAAGAAATCAGACGGACGCTTCGAATCCGCGAAGGAGATCCGCTTGAAATTTTTGTGGACCGCGACGGGGAGGTCATCCTGAAGAAATACTCCCCCATCGGCGAGCTGGGCGATTTCGCGAAGGAGTATGCCGAATCGCTGTATGAAAGCACCGGACATATTACCCTTATATCCGACCGTGATACCTTTATCGCTCTCTCCGGCGGCTCCAAGAAGGATTATCTGGAGAAGCCGGTCGGACAACTGCTCGAAAAATGCATGGACAGCCGAAAGACGGTGCTGGAGACTAACGGCGGCACCTATGAAATCACGAAGGATTATCAGGATACCCTGTCTTCCTATGTGGCGGCTCCCATCATCTCGGGAGGCGATCCCATCGGAGCCGTAGTGATGATGAACAAGGACGAGGCGGTCAAAATGTCGCAGATGGAAGTCAAGATGGCCGAAACGGCCGCAGGTTTTTTGGGCAAACAGATGGAGCAGTAA